From Microcaecilia unicolor chromosome 11, aMicUni1.1, whole genome shotgun sequence, the proteins below share one genomic window:
- the RNF215 gene encoding RING finger protein 215 isoform X3: MGRPLLCFSLLLGQIVSLCLGTAGKAGAWVEVFLQEPEPHATGSPYILQGALLDPQGSDPVGQGSTAGLAKEQNPSQQEVEGSLILVGDSEPEVEEEDSWIGVFLVGEEQGEIQRGSKEESFTAAVVSKMKRALVLGASALLILALNQNAIRELDVSQVLSKPVVVIQTSENVTKLLSALLRGLRATAKMTYHTVLLENLGVTLTLWSTCGRSRSGLYGEWQGVICTGETSSQVQKYLQQLWNTILLVALILCTGLVVQAQRQSRHHQPGEDPECLRVLPCLHEFHRDCVDPWLLLQHTCPLCKYNILGHNNENVFNETVLA, translated from the exons ATGGGGCGCCCCCTCCtctgtttctctcttctgctggGGCAGATCGTCTCTCTGTGTCTGGGCACGGCCGGGAAAGCCGGAGCCTGGGTGGAGGTGTTCCTGCAGGAGCCTGAACCCCATGCCACTGGGAGTCCTTACATCCTGCAAGGAGCTTTGCTGGATCCTCAGGGAAGCGATCCCGTAGGGCAAGGGAGCACGGCAGGACTAGCGAAGGAGCAGAATCCCAGCCAGCAGGAGGTGGAAGGCAGCTTAATACTG GTGGGAGACTCGGAGCCAGAGGTGGAGGAAGAAGACAGCTGGATTGGGGTGTTCCTGGTAGGAGAGGAGCAAGGGGAGATCCAGCGGGGCAGCAAGGAGGAGTCCTTCACTGCAGCTGTCGTGAGCAAG ATGAAGCGAGCTCTCGTCTTGGGAGCGTCAGCCTTGCTTATTCTTGCACTGAATCAAAACGCAATCAGAGAG CTCGATGTGTCGCAGGTTCTTTCCAAACCTGTTGTTGTGATCCAGACCTCGGAAAACGTCACCAAGCTGCTGAGTGCTCTGTTACG GGGCCTGCGGGCAACAGCAAAGATGACTTACCATACTGTGCTGCTAGAAAACCTG GGAGTAACACTTACATTGTGGTCGACGTGTGGACGGTCCAGGAGTGGGCTGTATGGAGAATGGCAGGGCGTGATCTGTACAGGAGAGACCAGCTCACAAGTACAG AAGTACCTGCAGCAGCTCTGGAATACCATCCTGCTTGTTGCTCTGATCTTATGCACAGGACTCGTGGTTCAGGCACAGCGGCAGTCCCGACATCACCAGCCAGGAGAGGACCCTGAG TGTCTACGGGTGCTGCCGTGTTTGCACGAGTTTCACCGGGACTGTGTGGATCCCTGGCTCCTGTTGCAGCACACCTGCCCTCTATGCAAATACAACATCCTAG
- the RNF215 gene encoding RING finger protein 215 isoform X2: protein MGRPLLCFSLLLGQIVSLCLGTAGKAGAWVEVFLQEPEPHATGSPYILQGALLDPQGSDPVGQGSTAGLAKEQNPSQQEVEGSLILVGDSEPEVEEEDSWIGVFLVGEEQGEIQRGSKEESFTAAVVSKMKRALVLGASALLILALNQNAIRELDVSQVLSKPVVVIQTSENVTKLLSALLRGLRATAKMTYHTVLLENLGVTLTLWSTCGRSRSGLYGEWQGVICTGETSSQVQKYLQQLWNTILLVALILCTGLVVQAQRQSRHHQPGEDPELNLKQHILQRLSALKTRRYHPSKHRKSQSPEIETCAVCLDQFHRNQCLRVLPCLHEFHRDCVDPWLLLQHTCPLCKYNILGNVCGES from the exons ATGGGGCGCCCCCTCCtctgtttctctcttctgctggGGCAGATCGTCTCTCTGTGTCTGGGCACGGCCGGGAAAGCCGGAGCCTGGGTGGAGGTGTTCCTGCAGGAGCCTGAACCCCATGCCACTGGGAGTCCTTACATCCTGCAAGGAGCTTTGCTGGATCCTCAGGGAAGCGATCCCGTAGGGCAAGGGAGCACGGCAGGACTAGCGAAGGAGCAGAATCCCAGCCAGCAGGAGGTGGAAGGCAGCTTAATACTG GTGGGAGACTCGGAGCCAGAGGTGGAGGAAGAAGACAGCTGGATTGGGGTGTTCCTGGTAGGAGAGGAGCAAGGGGAGATCCAGCGGGGCAGCAAGGAGGAGTCCTTCACTGCAGCTGTCGTGAGCAAG ATGAAGCGAGCTCTCGTCTTGGGAGCGTCAGCCTTGCTTATTCTTGCACTGAATCAAAACGCAATCAGAGAG CTCGATGTGTCGCAGGTTCTTTCCAAACCTGTTGTTGTGATCCAGACCTCGGAAAACGTCACCAAGCTGCTGAGTGCTCTGTTACG GGGCCTGCGGGCAACAGCAAAGATGACTTACCATACTGTGCTGCTAGAAAACCTG GGAGTAACACTTACATTGTGGTCGACGTGTGGACGGTCCAGGAGTGGGCTGTATGGAGAATGGCAGGGCGTGATCTGTACAGGAGAGACCAGCTCACAAGTACAG AAGTACCTGCAGCAGCTCTGGAATACCATCCTGCTTGTTGCTCTGATCTTATGCACAGGACTCGTGGTTCAGGCACAGCGGCAGTCCCGACATCACCAGCCAGGAGAGGACCCTGAG CTGAACCTGAAGCAACACATCCTGCAGAGACTTTCTGCCCTCAAGACCCGAAGGTACCATCCGAGCAAACACCGCAAGAGCCAGTCTCCTGAGATTGAGACCTGTGCTGTCTGCTTGGATCAGTTTCACAGAAATCAG TGTCTACGGGTGCTGCCGTGTTTGCACGAGTTTCACCGGGACTGTGTGGATCCCTGGCTCCTGTTGCAGCACACCTGCCCTCTATGCAAATACAACATCCTAG GAAACGTCTGTGGCGAGAGCTAA
- the RNF215 gene encoding RING finger protein 215 isoform X1: MGRPLLCFSLLLGQIVSLCLGTAGKAGAWVEVFLQEPEPHATGSPYILQGALLDPQGSDPVGQGSTAGLAKEQNPSQQEVEGSLILVGDSEPEVEEEDSWIGVFLVGEEQGEIQRGSKEESFTAAVVSKMKRALVLGASALLILALNQNAIRELDVSQVLSKPVVVIQTSENVTKLLSALLRGLRATAKMTYHTVLLENLGVTLTLWSTCGRSRSGLYGEWQGVICTGETSSQVQKYLQQLWNTILLVALILCTGLVVQAQRQSRHHQPGEDPELNLKQHILQRLSALKTRRYHPSKHRKSQSPEIETCAVCLDQFHRNQCLRVLPCLHEFHRDCVDPWLLLQHTCPLCKYNILGHNNENVFNETVLA; this comes from the exons ATGGGGCGCCCCCTCCtctgtttctctcttctgctggGGCAGATCGTCTCTCTGTGTCTGGGCACGGCCGGGAAAGCCGGAGCCTGGGTGGAGGTGTTCCTGCAGGAGCCTGAACCCCATGCCACTGGGAGTCCTTACATCCTGCAAGGAGCTTTGCTGGATCCTCAGGGAAGCGATCCCGTAGGGCAAGGGAGCACGGCAGGACTAGCGAAGGAGCAGAATCCCAGCCAGCAGGAGGTGGAAGGCAGCTTAATACTG GTGGGAGACTCGGAGCCAGAGGTGGAGGAAGAAGACAGCTGGATTGGGGTGTTCCTGGTAGGAGAGGAGCAAGGGGAGATCCAGCGGGGCAGCAAGGAGGAGTCCTTCACTGCAGCTGTCGTGAGCAAG ATGAAGCGAGCTCTCGTCTTGGGAGCGTCAGCCTTGCTTATTCTTGCACTGAATCAAAACGCAATCAGAGAG CTCGATGTGTCGCAGGTTCTTTCCAAACCTGTTGTTGTGATCCAGACCTCGGAAAACGTCACCAAGCTGCTGAGTGCTCTGTTACG GGGCCTGCGGGCAACAGCAAAGATGACTTACCATACTGTGCTGCTAGAAAACCTG GGAGTAACACTTACATTGTGGTCGACGTGTGGACGGTCCAGGAGTGGGCTGTATGGAGAATGGCAGGGCGTGATCTGTACAGGAGAGACCAGCTCACAAGTACAG AAGTACCTGCAGCAGCTCTGGAATACCATCCTGCTTGTTGCTCTGATCTTATGCACAGGACTCGTGGTTCAGGCACAGCGGCAGTCCCGACATCACCAGCCAGGAGAGGACCCTGAG CTGAACCTGAAGCAACACATCCTGCAGAGACTTTCTGCCCTCAAGACCCGAAGGTACCATCCGAGCAAACACCGCAAGAGCCAGTCTCCTGAGATTGAGACCTGTGCTGTCTGCTTGGATCAGTTTCACAGAAATCAG TGTCTACGGGTGCTGCCGTGTTTGCACGAGTTTCACCGGGACTGTGTGGATCCCTGGCTCCTGTTGCAGCACACCTGCCCTCTATGCAAATACAACATCCTAG
- the RNF215 gene encoding RING finger protein 215 isoform X4, with protein sequence MGRPLLCFSLLLGQIVSLCLGTAGKAGAWVEVFLQEPEPHATGSPYILQGALLDPQGSDPVGQGSTAGLAKEQNPSQQEVEGSLILVGDSEPEVEEEDSWIGVFLVGEEQGEIQRGSKEESFTAAVVSKMKRALVLGASALLILALNQNAIREGVTLTLWSTCGRSRSGLYGEWQGVICTGETSSQVQKYLQQLWNTILLVALILCTGLVVQAQRQSRHHQPGEDPELNLKQHILQRLSALKTRRYHPSKHRKSQSPEIETCAVCLDQFHRNQCLRVLPCLHEFHRDCVDPWLLLQHTCPLCKYNILGHNNENVFNETVLA encoded by the exons ATGGGGCGCCCCCTCCtctgtttctctcttctgctggGGCAGATCGTCTCTCTGTGTCTGGGCACGGCCGGGAAAGCCGGAGCCTGGGTGGAGGTGTTCCTGCAGGAGCCTGAACCCCATGCCACTGGGAGTCCTTACATCCTGCAAGGAGCTTTGCTGGATCCTCAGGGAAGCGATCCCGTAGGGCAAGGGAGCACGGCAGGACTAGCGAAGGAGCAGAATCCCAGCCAGCAGGAGGTGGAAGGCAGCTTAATACTG GTGGGAGACTCGGAGCCAGAGGTGGAGGAAGAAGACAGCTGGATTGGGGTGTTCCTGGTAGGAGAGGAGCAAGGGGAGATCCAGCGGGGCAGCAAGGAGGAGTCCTTCACTGCAGCTGTCGTGAGCAAG ATGAAGCGAGCTCTCGTCTTGGGAGCGTCAGCCTTGCTTATTCTTGCACTGAATCAAAACGCAATCAGAGAG GGAGTAACACTTACATTGTGGTCGACGTGTGGACGGTCCAGGAGTGGGCTGTATGGAGAATGGCAGGGCGTGATCTGTACAGGAGAGACCAGCTCACAAGTACAG AAGTACCTGCAGCAGCTCTGGAATACCATCCTGCTTGTTGCTCTGATCTTATGCACAGGACTCGTGGTTCAGGCACAGCGGCAGTCCCGACATCACCAGCCAGGAGAGGACCCTGAG CTGAACCTGAAGCAACACATCCTGCAGAGACTTTCTGCCCTCAAGACCCGAAGGTACCATCCGAGCAAACACCGCAAGAGCCAGTCTCCTGAGATTGAGACCTGTGCTGTCTGCTTGGATCAGTTTCACAGAAATCAG TGTCTACGGGTGCTGCCGTGTTTGCACGAGTTTCACCGGGACTGTGTGGATCCCTGGCTCCTGTTGCAGCACACCTGCCCTCTATGCAAATACAACATCCTAG